Proteins co-encoded in one Ruegeria sp. YS9 genomic window:
- a CDS encoding LysR family transcriptional regulator, with the protein MDWDKLRIFHAVADAGSLTHAGDKLNLSQSAVSRQIRALEESLDATLFHRHARGLILTEQGELLFDATSAMSKRLDAAAARIRDSEEEVFGVLRVTTTFGFGTLWLAPRLPKLYEQYPDLNIDLMLEERVLDLPMREADVAIRMKEPSQADLVRKRLMTVQMVLYATQDYIESHGGMLQSLEEIKNHRLICQTPAAPQVGAGAAMVRHLMTYNPASLLTVNNYFGVLQGVLHNLGIGVLPDYVTQDFPHLVPILSDIEAADVPVYLAYPEELRHSKRVGAFRDFVQDEIIAQRKQLKQMGKL; encoded by the coding sequence ATGGATTGGGACAAGCTTAGAATATTTCACGCGGTGGCGGATGCCGGCAGCCTCACGCACGCCGGAGACAAGCTTAATCTGTCTCAATCCGCCGTAAGCCGACAGATCCGCGCATTGGAAGAGTCTCTGGATGCCACACTGTTCCACCGCCATGCACGGGGGCTGATTCTCACCGAACAGGGCGAGTTGTTGTTCGACGCCACATCCGCCATGTCGAAACGGCTGGATGCAGCAGCGGCGCGCATTCGGGACAGCGAGGAAGAAGTCTTTGGTGTTTTGCGGGTCACGACGACCTTCGGCTTTGGCACACTCTGGCTGGCACCGCGTTTGCCCAAACTGTACGAGCAATACCCTGATCTGAACATCGACCTGATGCTTGAAGAACGCGTTCTGGATCTTCCGATGCGCGAAGCGGACGTCGCCATCCGCATGAAAGAGCCCAGCCAGGCCGACCTGGTGCGCAAGCGCCTGATGACAGTTCAGATGGTACTATATGCAACCCAGGACTATATCGAAAGCCACGGCGGCATGTTGCAGTCCCTGGAAGAGATCAAGAACCACCGTCTGATCTGCCAGACCCCTGCGGCACCGCAGGTTGGGGCCGGCGCAGCCATGGTGCGCCACCTGATGACCTACAATCCGGCATCCTTGTTGACGGTAAACAACTATTTTGGCGTGCTTCAGGGCGTTTTGCACAATCTGGGCATCGGTGTTCTGCCCGATTACGTAACACAGGATTTTCCGCACCTCGTGCCCATTCTGTCAGACATCGAAGCCGCAGATGTTCCGGTCTATCTGGCCTACCCGGAAGAATTGCGACACTCAAAGCGCGTTGGCGCGTTTCGTGACTTTGTTCAGGACGAAATCATCGCGCAGCGCAAGCAATTGAAACAGATGGGAAAATTGTAG